The Drosophila sechellia strain sech25 chromosome 2R, ASM438219v1, whole genome shotgun sequence nucleotide sequence GAGCAATGCACCTGCATCTGCACTTGCAGTGTCTGCGTTAAATTTCGGTAGCGTCATTTTGCTGGGTTGCGTTCTCATTTTGGAAGTCTGCATAGATTTAATGAACTCCATGAAATTTTTGCTTTGCGACTCTAATAATGCACGTCACTGATCACTCGAGATGTCTTGGGAGTAGACCGAttccacttctgatgtcggagcCGCTTCCATATTGATTATCACAGCAAGTCGCCTGCGTGTTGTCCCTTTGGCAGTTCTCACCAGACTGATATACTGAAGCGAAGCCCTCTCGatgtttttctttcatttctcAACTTTACTCAATTGCTTTATCCTTACTTCGTTTCCCAGAAACTCTATCACACAACCACAGGAGCCATGCTCATTTgaatacacacacaaatgaCGCCCACTCAATAACGGAATGCTTTCCGTCAATTTTATTGTTCACTGCTCATTCTTAACATAACGGATCTATAACATAATTTCGGTTacatacaaataataattcaaGGAATACAAATCTACTCAATCTccgacatacatatatttttgccAGTGTAATAGAATCAATAACGTTTTGCAGGTCGAATGTTCACAATCGTGATTTTTCtcattaaacaatttggaattgataataaattgttggttattgtaATGAAATCgtcgtgatccggagttccagctaaccatttccaaacagtgcctaaCTTATGTATTCCCCATTTTGATCTAATTGATAACAGCTGTGACAAAACTAATTAGATTAATTGCAGTTCGTAAGATATTTCCCATTGTGaccttttatttgtattattttttatgtatcCTGATTCTAGACCGATAATTTccttataaaaacttaaataagtTAGGTGGAATAAGTAGGCATATGATTCATATTCTTTCCCTTTTGTCTTTGAACAGGAAAATTTCGTTATTGGAGTTATCAATTATTTTTGAAGCGGATATCAATACGGATGTTGTTAAAAGTACTAAGAATTGCATTTtatgttaattttatttgttaaaacttaatattGTCTTTGTTCCTACTGTGTACTCTGTTCCTACTATTGACTATTATTTTGTTAGGTAGGTTTTCTTTAACAACCTGTTTCGTATATcttttgtttagtttatttctcTCATCATGTTTTTTTCATacatgatattctttttcCTTACGACCTTCATAATGTGTTTctaatattttttcttaagtgttttttaatatttttcaatgtttttgCAAAACAATGAGtgatttttgatatttttcaatGTGTTTGCAAAAAGAATGAATTCTCTGATTaaattcttttgcggatctaataattatttctgaatagtcaatgagattaaattcttcttTTATGCAACAAGCTCATTCTTTTAATGTGCCCTTTCATTTTGTCCATTCGAGGTACTGCGTCTGGGGTCTTCGtaatgtagagttaaaccacatctttgtgcaaaggatttaaattattattccaTTCATTCATTATATTCCATTATACCGTTTTCTGCATCTATTTTAGCTCCAATGTTTCGTAATAGATTGTACCCAACTAATAGTCGGATTCTAAACATTCTATTTCATAAAATAGATGTTTTCTTTCAAATATAtggtaatattttataattgagTATTcatgaactgtagatactctcTAGTAAGTTGGCaactcttttttatttttaaaaattcccttttttatatagcaagGCTCCagtgttaatatttttagttgtttttttgtttttctgtctATTATGGTTATATAATAAGGCCCCTGTAGGGTTCTGATCTTAAAAATTATCCTCATCAATGTTATTCATTCTCATTCCTTTCTGGGCTGGTTGACTTACGGTCCCAGTTGCTTCTTTTTTTAATTGGATTTGAGGTTCAGTTTTTTGTGCTGGGTATCGATTAAAATGATGTACGTCGGAAGGTCTTAAAGAATTCCAAGCGCAGAGGCTTAACATTCTGTTTAATTTCTGGAACGGGGTTAAGGTCGAAGTCGAGTTTATTTTGGACTTCTTTTTTGGGGGATTCTTCTTTGTCATCCTGTCCACCCATATCAATCTGTAGCGTGCCTTCGTGGGAGCTATTTGAGTCGGAGTCTTCAGTCCTAGCTTTCTTATTGGGTATTTCCTCCTGAGGGCTGCTGTCCAGATGTTCATGGCTCCGCTTGGTTACATTCTTTAAACCATCCTTTGCTCTGCTGAGTTTTGGTGATGCATCTTGATTCGTCTCCATTTCGAATTCATTTTTTTCATCGGTACTGAGACGCAGCCGTTTTGGAGCCGAGTCTTCCATGTACTCGGCGGGTCGCAATAGATTGCTGGAATTACTGTTCCCATCTCATCCCACATCATGGGTCTTCAGTTTCTCAAACTGATCGCACGCATTGTCGGAGTTGTCTATTTGTAGGTCCTTAGCTTCACCTGATTCTGTAGTGGAATCATTGGAAAGTTCTTTTAAAGCTGTTTCCTTTTGGGTAGTTTGAACTTCCTTTTCCGGTATCTTATTCTGCGGTGTTTCATCCTCATCCTCGGAGACGAGAACAACTTCGTCATCCTTAGCTTGTGGTTTCACAGAATTTTCGTTCGTTGGATTGGCTGTGGTGCCCACATTTTCGGTCTTCTCTAGGGGTTCAAAGAATATAACTTCGTCATCGGACTCCGTCTCTTTGGTCTCCTCTTCAACAGCCGTTGATTCCTTGCTTTCTAAATGCTTTAAATTTCCATCAGTAGAAAGTTCGCATACTCCATTTGTCGTGGGTTCCTTGTCGCCTTCTGGTTCATCCTCTGCAGCCTTATTTTCTTCTATCCCTACAACCTTTCTGACCGCTTCTACAAGCAAATCATCTATTGTTGTGTATTTCATTTCTTGGGCTTGAGTTCGAGCATCAAATTCCTTTTGGACTTTCTTTTTGGGATCTTCTGTTTCTTCACCTTCGATCACCACAGGTTCCTCAAGCTCTCCAGTCTGTTCTAtttcctttttcttttctgGCTCTTCTGTGTCCTTAACATCTTCCACATCCTGGGATGGGTTTGGATCTTCCTTTCCCTTGGTGTCTCCCAGTATCTCTGCTCTTTTCGACGCTTGTATAGTTTTCATCTCCGGCTTTTCTTTATCCTTCGCCTCTTCTGAATCTTTTGCTTTCTTGCAGTAACCAGGCtcttctttttccttttgcccTTCTTCCTCGGATTCCTTTATTATCattttatgttattattatacCCTGTCTAAAATTATTACTCTGACAATTGTAGTTATTATTCGGACGATTTTCATATGGAGTATTTACTTGAATTGGTTCTGGTGGGGGTTGTACCTTAGAATTGTTATATAAattccaattattattttgtccAAAGTTCCTGATTGTcggccaattattattctGATTATTGTTCTGATTACTATTCCAATTATTATTCCATCTATTTgatatattatttttctgtCTGGAATCTACTGGTTTAAATCTTAAGTGGTTTCCTTGATTTTCGTCATTTCGTATTTTGTTCAGGAAAAAGCgtttctgagattgaaccgttcaatccagaaataaaaattgtaagaGCATTGcccctaattgttttatttgattCTTTGCTTATTTCATTGTCTTTTCCATatgtaattataatttatttatgagtaTTGTCAGTTTCTTATTTACTTCGTTTTAGAATTCTGCAATGCTTAATCGTCCCTGTCTAAGGATGCTTAATTCCGATTCAAGAatatggattggtcttttatcgtcataaataaaatccaatctcGAAAGAATTGCTTGGAAGTCCAAAACGGTACGATGGTTAGTTAAAGCATCATGTGCTGCttccatgattttattacgaaGAATTGTTAAGGCATCATGTAATTATTAAGTATCATGGCAGATTCTGCACCAtctctccagcctacatattgggttatttctcctgtgaactttggtaaggattttGATACTTCTAGTTGGGTCcattgtttgtattttataatCCCCCCACTACATTTCTGATAGCGTTTAACTGCCCTTCTATCCCTTCAAATTTTCTGGTCACTTCACCcaattatacatttattattcGCAGAAATGGTTGGCGctgaacctccggttgccattgtcaaatttaaattttccaaactattttttaattttccagatTGTTTTCTTTAATAGATTTtgtaatgtttaattttaatattaatagtaTTCCCTATATctgttcttatttttttaaagacttaatattattttcagctcacgatactttccgtTGGAGTCTTCCTTCCGTTTAGTTGTGCTGATTACTTTCTgttggggtcttccttcaattgttTCTTTTTAGTTGTAGCAAGGGATTGCCCTCAGCTCTTCCTTCCTTCTTGgtgttgattttattttcaattttttttttgaatattttttggtttggtttctgtttcttgtattttgtatttagtaTTCACTCcaccttttttatatattaaattcttaattggattaattaatttccaattagtttttttcacGATCACTGTCAGTTTCCACTTAAAATGTGAGttgttggcggcgcgagttccgttttatatttaacttattatcgtaaatatttttttagaaCTTTTGAAGTACACCGCAATACGTTAAgagcaaattaaaaaagttactatttaattatttaaaaaaatagttaGTGATAGTGAtagactttttcacttatactattacaagACACTTTATTACCAGCTTAtatcgtcccgattcagactgattcagactgatcttctaaTTCTTAATcctgatccaatcaacctcgacCAGAAGCTTTTGATTCGAGATTTTTGAACTTTCAGTTCTGTTtaggataaaagctttatgctgaaattatttcacagcattgtgaaattgaaatttgctgACTGATGCAGTATGATTGAAGCGCAATAAGTTGATCATGGCTTTGTCTCCGAGTGGAGGTTGtgtttactttaattttgtttttctatcGGGTGGCTAAGTGTTGGCGACAAAAACAAGGGTAAAGGCAGCCTAAGTGTTGGCGACAAAAACAAGGGTAAGGGTAGCCAAGTGTTGGTGACAATTACAAAGGTAAAGGCAATGCTGCTGAGATTGGAGTTTGAAATCTAAAATGACGCGCCCCGCTTTTTGTATGAATTTCGCTAAAACGTTCtcttaattctgttaaaaaatCTTTTTAAGTATTTAGATTTCctgaatttgatttttagtctcgtaatcaaatacaaaatgattaaaattaataatagaaattaaattgatattttccaattgtaaattttaataaatgggtttaaaatattaatgttgtccAGAGTAAGTTCTGAGTTGTTGGATTTAATGTAATCTGATATTTCCAGATTCTTAAAGTGGTTGGTggttatgtactcaagtatgTTGTTTTCTAAATtagtgtatgaaatattaattaaagtgGTCGTGCCGttaattgttattaaatatgaccctTTAAATGAGAATGGTtaacattattattttaatttattagaatggcaccttcttCAATTCTTTTtctatattcttttttttttttttttgattgattcctctccatttagtaagcgggtaaaacaagttTTATCTATACTTAAAAAACCACATGTTTGAAAAAAGTTCATTCTTAAAGTTAGATATTTCATAGAAAGTACTTTCGCATTTAGCGACCTGTTTTTAGTTATTACAGGGTATttgatataaattattaaaagttCGTTATGTAgtacaattttgaatacggAGTTACCATCAGATCTGCAATAATTACAGGATTTTGTTGGtgatttaatatttctttaatgtcttcattatttaacattgttgtcttaaatacatataattaaatacTCGTAATACTcataagtaaaaaaaatataattttattttactgaatgattacaaatatatttttagttgaagaacaccgaccaattacaattaggtctcaaactgaactcatctacttattctgatttggttgacgttcaagcctcggtatcgagcttttctaatatggactttggacttaagggatatgatcaagtgaagagaaaaagCTTCTGGTATCTTATTCTGCGGTGTTTCATCCTCATCCTCGGAGACGAGAACAACTTCGTCATCCTTAGCTTGTGGTTTCACAGAATTTTCGTTCGTTGGATTGGCTGTGGTGCCCACATTTTCGGTCTTCTCTAGGGGTTCAAAGAATATAACTTCGTCATCGGACTCCGTCTCTTTGGTCTCCTCTTCAACAGCCGTTGATTCCTTGCTTTCTAAATGCTTTAAATTTCCATCAGTAGAAAGTTCGCATACTCCATTTGTCGTGGGTTCCTTGTCGCCTTCTGGTTCATCCTCTGCAGCCTTATTTTCTTCTATCCCTACAACCTTTCTGACCGCTTCTACAAGCAAATCATCTATTGTTGTGTATTTCATTTCTTGGGCTTGAGTTCGAGCATCAAATTCCTTTTGGACTTTCTTTTTGGGATCTTCTGTTTCTTCACCTTCGATCACCACAGGTTCCTCAAGCTCTCCAGTCTGTTCTAtttcctttttcttttctgGCTCTTCTGTGTCCTTAACATCTTCCACATCCTGGGATGGGTTTGGATCTTCCTTTCCCTTGGTGTCTCCCAGTATCTCTGCTCTTTTCGACGCTTGTATAGTTTTCATCTCCGGCTTTTCTTTATCCTTCGCCTCTTCTGAATCTTTTGCTTTCTTGCAGTAACCAGGCtcttctttttccttttgcccTTCTTCCTCGGATTCCTTTATTATCattttatgttattattatacCCTGTCTAAAATTATTACTCTGACAATTGTAGTTATTATTCGGACGATTTTCATATGGAGTATTTACTTGAATTGGTTCTGGTGGGGGTTGTACCTTAGAATTGTTATATAAattccaattattattttgtccAAAGTTCCTGATTGTcggccaattattattctGATTATTGTTCTGATTACTATTCCAATTATTATTCCATCTATTTgatatattatttttctgtCTGGAATCTACTGGTTTAAATCTTAAGTGGTTTCCTTGATTTTCGTCATTTCGTATTTTGTTCAGGAAAAAGCgtttctgagattgaaccgttcaatccagaaataaaaattgtaagaGCATTGcccctaattgttttatttgattCTTTGCTTATTTCATTGTCTTTTCCATatgtaattataatttatttatgagtaATGTCAGTTTCTTATTTACTTCGTTTTAGAATTCTGCAATGCTTAAGCGTCCCTGTCTAAGGATGCTTAATTCCGATTCAAGAatatggattggtcttttatcgtcataaataaaatccaatctcGAAAGAATTGCTTGGAAGTCCaaaacggtaccatggttAGTTAAAGCATCATGTGCTGCttccatgattttattacgaaGAATTGTTAAGGCATCATGTAATTATTAAGTATTATGGCAGATTCTGCACCATCTCTCCAGCCTtcatattgggttatttctcctgtgaactttggtaaggattttGATACTTCTAGTTGGGTCcattgtttgtattttataatCCCCCCACTACATTTCTGATAGCGTTTAACTGCCCTTCTATCCCTTCAAATTTTCTGGTCACTTCACCcaattatacatttattattcGCAGAAATGGTTGGCGctgaacctccggttgccattgtcaaatttaaattttgcaaactattttttaattttccagatTGTTTTCTTTAATAGATTTtgtaatgtttaattttaatctTAATAGTATTCCCTATATCTGTTCTTATgctataaaaaaattttttttttttaagacttaatattattttcagctcacgatactttccgtTGGAGTCTTCCTTCCGTTTAGTTGTGCTGATTACTTTCTgttggggtcttccttcaattgttTCTTTTTAGTTGTAGCAAGGGATTGCCCTCAGCTCTTCCTTCCTTCTTGgtgttgattttattttcaattttttttttgaatatttttttgtttggtttctgtttcttgtattttgtatttagtaTTCACTCcaccttttttatatattaaattcttaattggattaattaatttccaattaGTTTTTTCCACGATCACTGTCAGTTTCCATTTAAAATGTGAGttgttggcggcgcgagttccgttttatatttaacttattatcgtaaatatttttttagaaCTTTTGAAGTACACCGCATTACGTTAAgagcaaattaaaaaagttactatttaattatttaaaaaaatagttaGTGATAGTGAtagactttttcacttatactattacaagACACTTTATTACCAGCTTAtatcgtcccgattcagactgattcagactgatcttctaaTTCTTAATCCTGATCCAATCAACTCGACCAGAAGCTTTTGATTCGAGATTTTTGAACTTTCAGTTCTGTTtaggataaaagctttatgctgaaattatttcacagcattgtgaaattgaaatttgatgACTGATGCAGTATGATTGAAGCGCAATAAGTTGATCATGGCTTTGTCTCCGAGTGGAGGTTGtgtttactttaattttgtttttctatcGGGTGGCTAAGTGTTGGCGACAAAACAAGGGTAAAGGCAGCCTAAGTGTTGGCGACAAAAACAAGGGTAAGGGTAGCCAAGTGTTGGTGACAATTACAAAGGTAAAGGCAATGCTGCTGAGATTGGAGTTTGAAATCTAAAATGACGCGCCCCGCTTTTTGTATGAATTTCGCTAAAACGTTCtcttaattctgttaaaaaatCTTTTTAAGTATTTAGATTTCctgaatttgatttttagtctcgtaatcaaatacaaaatgattaaaattaataatagaaattaaattgatattttccaattgtaaattttaataaatgggtttaaaatattaatgttgtccAGAGTAAGTTCTGAGTTGTTGGATTTAATGTAATCTGATATTTCCAGATTCTTAAAGTGGTTGGTggttatgtactcaagtatgTT carries:
- the LOC116800703 gene encoding cilia- and flagella-associated protein 251-like; protein product: MIIKESEEEGQKEKEEPGYCKKAKDSEEAKDKEKPEMKTIQASKRAEILGDTKGKEDPNPSQDVEDVKDTEEPEKKKEIEQTGELEEPVVIEGEETEDPKKKVQKEFDARTQAQEMKYTTIDDLLVEAVRKVVGIEENKAAEDEPEGDKEPTTNGVCELSTDGNLKHLESKESTAVEEETKETESDDEVIFFEPLEKTENVGTTANPTNENSVKPQAKDDEESEEEGQKEKEEPGYCKKAKDSEEAKDKEKPEMKTIQASKRAEILGDTKGKEDPNPSQDVEDVKDTEEPEKKKEIEQTGELEEPVVIEGEETEDPKKKVQKEFDARTQAQEMKYTTIDDLLVEAVRKVVGIEENKAAEDEPEGDKEPTTNGVCELSTDGNLKHLESKESTAVEEETKETESDDEVIFFEPLEKTENVGTTANPTNENSVKPQAKDDEVVLVSEDEDETPQNKIPEKEVQTTQKETALKELSNDSTTESGEAKDLQIDNSDNACDQFEKLKTHDVG